The following nucleotide sequence is from Thermus hydrothermalis.
CCCCCACCCGGGCGGCGTTTTCCATGAGGCCCCCTTCCAAGAGGTCCAGGGTGGCGTGGGCGGCGGCCGCCGCCACCGCCTGGCCGCCGAAGGTGGTGCCGTGGGCCCCGGGGCGCCAGCTCCCGAGCTCCTCCCGGAAGAGGAGGGCGCTTAGGGGGTAGCCCGAGGCCAGGCCCTTGGCCAGGACGTAGACGTCCGCCTCCACCCCCTCGTGCTCCAGGGCGAAGAAGGTTCCCGTGCGCCCGGCCCCGGACTGCACCTCGTCCGCCACCAGGAGGATGCCGTGCCGCTCCAGGAGGGCTTTGAGCCTGGGGAGGAAGCCCTTGGGGGGCACCACGTACCCCCCCTCGCCCTGGATGGGCTCCAGGAAAAAGGCGGCCACCTCCTCCGGGGGAAGGGTGGTGCGGAAGAGGTGCTCCAGGTAGCCCAAGACCGCTTCCCCCACCTCCTCGGGCTTCGCCCCTAGGGGCGGGCGGAAGGGGTTGGGGAAGGGGATGTGCACTACCCCGGGCAAAAGGGGGGCAAACCCCTTGCGGTAGGCGCTCTTGCTGGCGGTGAGGGAAAGGGCCCCAAGGCTCCTGCCGTGGAAGGCCCCGGTGAAGGCGAGGAGGTAGGGCCGGCCCGTGTGGTGGCGCACCAGCTTGATGGCGGCCTCAATCCCCTCGGTGCCGGAGTTGCCGAAGAAGACCCGATACCTTCCGCCAAGCTTCGCCACCAGGCGCTCGGCCAGGGAGAGGGTGGGCTCGTGGGTGAAGTCGGAGAAGCAGACGTGGGCGAAGCGCTCCGCCTGGGCCCGCACCGCCTCGAGGACCTTGGGGTGGGCGTAGCCCGTGGTGTTCACGGCGATGCCCGCCATGAAGTCCAAGAAGACGTTCCCGTCCACGTCCTCCAGGAAGACCCCTTGCCCTTTGGCGGGGACGAAGGGGTAGGGGCGGATGTAGGAAGGGGAGAGGACCCGCTCGGCCCGCTCGGAGAGGGCCTGGGCCATGGGTCCAGGGAGGGGCGTTTTCACTTCGGGTTTCATACGGGGCCAGTCTACCAGGCCCGAAAAGGGCCTCCCACCCGCTCTTTATGCGGGTGGGTGCAAAGCTATGCCTAAAGGAGGCCCAGGGAGTGCAGGTGGGGCCTGGCGTAGAAGAGGGTGAGGGCGGTGGCGGCGTCCTGGACCTCGCCCCTTTCCAGAAGGGCGTAGAGCTCCCGAAGGGAAAGCTCCACGGGTTCCAAGAGCTCCCCGTCCTCGAGGCTCGGGGCCGCCACCACCTCCGCCCCCAGGGCCAGGAAGGGGTGGAAGACCACGGCGGTGAAGGAGGGCTGGGGGTGGAAGGGGGGAAGGGGGATGACCTCCTTGGCCCGTGCCCCCACCTCCTCCAGGAGTTCCCGCCGCGCCGCCTCCTCCGGGGTTTCCCCGGCGTCCACCTTGCCCGCCGGCACCTCCAGGAGGAACTTCCCCGTGGGGTGGCGGTACTGGCGGATGAGGAGGGCGGTGGCCCTTTCCGTAACCGGCAGCACGAAACTCGCCGCCACCGGCCCTGGGCGGTAGATGTAGGTGAGTTCCTTACCCGTGTGGGTCCTTACCCGTTCCCGCACCAGGCGCACGGGCTCGGAAAGGATCTCCTCCAGGGAAAGCCGCTTCCAGGGGTTCATGAGGTCATGCGCTCAATGACCCGCCGGACCCTCTCCCCAGGGGCCCTGGGGCCCAAGGCCTTGGTCACGGCCCCGATGGCCGCTAAAGGGTTTTTGAACTGGGAGAGGTCCAGGTTTTCCCGGATCCAGGCCTCTATCTCCTCCTCGGTCATCTCCTTGGGCAGGAAGCGGTCCAGAAACGCCACCTCAAAGGCGTTCCCCTGCTCCAGGGCGATCTCCCGAAGCGCCTTTAGCACCTTCACCGCCTCGGCGTCGGGGAGGGGCTTGCCGTCCCCTTTGCGGTCCAACTCCGCCTTCACCACCCGGGCGAAGTCCAGGGTCTTCTGGTCCCGGGCCTTCATGGCCTCCTTGATGGTTTCCTTGATGGCCTCGTAGATGGTCATCCCCTTCAGTCTAGCGGGTACAATCCCTCTCATGTGGGCGCTCCTTTCCGTTTCCGACAAGCGGGGGATCGTGGACTTCGCCCAGGGGCTTCTGGCGTTAGGGTTTCGCCTCCTCGCCACCGGGGGCACGTATAAGGCCTTGGCGGAGGCGGGGCTTCCCGTCACCTACATCTCCGAGTTCACGGGC
It contains:
- a CDS encoding acetyl ornithine aminotransferase family protein; translated protein: MKPEVKTPLPGPMAQALSERAERVLSPSYIRPYPFVPAKGQGVFLEDVDGNVFLDFMAGIAVNTTGYAHPKVLEAVRAQAERFAHVCFSDFTHEPTLSLAERLVAKLGGRYRVFFGNSGTEGIEAAIKLVRHHTGRPYLLAFTGAFHGRSLGALSLTASKSAYRKGFAPLLPGVVHIPFPNPFRPPLGAKPEEVGEAVLGYLEHLFRTTLPPEEVAAFFLEPIQGEGGYVVPPKGFLPRLKALLERHGILLVADEVQSGAGRTGTFFALEHEGVEADVYVLAKGLASGYPLSALLFREELGSWRPGAHGTTFGGQAVAAAAAHATLDLLEGGLMENAARVGAYLLEELKGMQKRFPFLGDVRGRGLMIGLDFGTPEEERPDLRDKAVERAFHKGLLLLPAGPSALRIAPPLILTREEAALGLEILEEVFQSL
- a CDS encoding NUDIX hydrolase, translating into MNPWKRLSLEEILSEPVRLVRERVRTHTGKELTYIYRPGPVAASFVLPVTERATALLIRQYRHPTGKFLLEVPAGKVDAGETPEEAARRELLEEVGARAKEVIPLPPFHPQPSFTAVVFHPFLALGAEVVAAPSLEDGELLEPVELSLRELYALLERGEVQDAATALTLFYARPHLHSLGLL
- a CDS encoding GatB/YqeY domain-containing protein translates to MTIYEAIKETIKEAMKARDQKTLDFARVVKAELDRKGDGKPLPDAEAVKVLKALREIALEQGNAFEVAFLDRFLPKEMTEEEIEAWIRENLDLSQFKNPLAAIGAVTKALGPRAPGERVRRVIERMTS